Proteins from a genomic interval of Flammeovirgaceae bacterium SG7u.111:
- a CDS encoding efflux RND transporter periplasmic adaptor subunit, protein MNRILIFLLLYALVLNSGCTTHGEERKEKSETKFLVTSPMKKDTTITEDYVCQIRSIQHIELRAQERGYLQKIFIDEGQSVKKGQLLFQIMPNIYEAELQKAKAEAEFAEIEYKNTKSLAEENIVAPNELAMAKAKYEQAKAEVALAQVHLQFTQIRAPFDGIIDRFHVRPGSLVDEGDLLSNFSDNSKMWVYYNVPEAEYLDYKAKAKNDDPVEVQLLMANNKMFDYTGIVETIEADFNNETGNIAFRATFPNPNKLLRHGETGTIQMTVAIKNALLIPQKATFEVLDKKYVFVIDEHNEIKSRKITIAEEMPHIYVVSEGLDENDKILLEGLRLVKENEEIDYEFIEPYSALSSLDLYAE, encoded by the coding sequence ATGAATAGAATTCTCATATTCTTACTATTGTATGCCTTGGTTCTGAACTCAGGTTGCACAACCCACGGAGAAGAACGAAAGGAAAAAAGCGAAACCAAGTTCCTGGTTACCAGCCCCATGAAAAAGGACACTACCATCACCGAAGATTATGTGTGTCAAATTCGTTCCATACAACATATTGAGCTAAGAGCACAGGAAAGAGGTTACTTACAGAAGATTTTTATTGACGAAGGACAGTCTGTAAAAAAAGGACAATTGTTATTCCAAATCATGCCCAATATATACGAGGCTGAACTCCAAAAAGCTAAAGCCGAAGCTGAATTTGCCGAAATAGAATACAAAAACACAAAATCGCTAGCTGAAGAAAATATAGTAGCGCCAAATGAACTGGCAATGGCAAAAGCAAAATATGAACAGGCAAAAGCAGAAGTAGCATTAGCCCAAGTCCACCTACAATTCACACAAATCAGAGCTCCATTTGATGGTATCATCGACCGCTTTCATGTAAGACCTGGAAGCTTGGTAGATGAAGGGGACTTGCTCAGCAATTTCTCGGACAACAGCAAGATGTGGGTATACTATAATGTACCCGAAGCCGAATACTTGGATTATAAAGCTAAGGCCAAAAATGATGATCCTGTGGAAGTACAACTTCTTATGGCAAATAACAAAATGTTTGACTACACAGGTATAGTTGAAACGATTGAGGCTGACTTCAATAACGAAACAGGTAACATTGCTTTTAGGGCAACTTTCCCCAACCCAAACAAGCTCTTGAGGCACGGTGAAACGGGTACCATACAGATGACCGTAGCAATCAAAAATGCATTACTGATCCCTCAAAAAGCCACTTTCGAGGTACTAGACAAAAAGTATGTTTTTGTGATTGATGAACACAATGAGATAAAATCAAGAAAAATCACCATTGCGGAGGAAATGCCACATATCTATGTAGTGAGTGAGGGTTTGGATGAAAATGATAAAATCCTTCTTGAAGGCTTGCGCCTTGTAAAAGAAAATGAAGAAATAGACTATGAATTCATAGAGCCGTATTCTGCTTTGTCGAGCCTAGACTTGTATGCAGAATAA
- a CDS encoding carboxy terminal-processing peptidase: MRKIILTVLLASLVTTLLNANNYSLAHESAMDTSIVTKAGDTLTMLQAHQEHYNEAYILAAILNQHHYSKTPLDDSISARIFDSYLDNFDHYHIYFLEEDIKEFEKYKYHLDDLLLKGNVDFAFEVFNTFKKRFSYRVNDIPKTLEIGFDYSIDEYIETEENVNSWATSYNDLGEEWRKVLKSQSLSLRLSGEEQEVINESISQKYANYLRAINQYESEDVFQMYMNTLANAYDPHTSYFSPHAAENFEIDMSLSLEGIGARLVSENDFVVFSEIIVNGPADKSGEVFIGDKLLGVAQENDTTFVDVHGWRTDDVVSLLRGPKGTYVSLKVLPANAKSESEYKIFSLMREKVRLEDQAAKGEIIEYTNKNKKHKLGVITIPSFYLNFEAARRGDKDYESTNRDVRNILLGFKKKRVDGVIIDLRRNGGGSLQEAIELTGLFIPQGPVVQVRNADGSVDIGTDPDNDTVYDGPMAVLINRFSASASEIFAGAIQDYKRGVIIGEATYGKGTVQHLIDLSRFLPEEKVELGQIKLTLAKYYRITGSSTQHLGVQPDIELPSAYPAEEYGESSQPNALPWDKIQATQFNEIGKINEKLIESLRETYRQRLKSDAGLIELIDTINELEKEKLNTRISLNETIRKKEIEEAELREENKEFSRMLDTPEVEDLKTNLKIKPRVEDVYLRQGIHLLAQMIESLG, from the coding sequence ATGAGAAAGATAATACTAACCGTATTATTAGCATCGCTGGTAACCACATTATTGAACGCTAATAATTACTCTCTTGCGCATGAAAGTGCAATGGACACAAGTATAGTAACAAAAGCTGGTGACACCCTCACTATGCTTCAGGCACACCAAGAACACTACAACGAAGCCTATATCTTGGCTGCTATCCTCAACCAACACCATTATAGCAAAACTCCCCTCGACGATTCTATTTCCGCTCGGATTTTTGATAGTTACCTTGATAATTTCGACCACTATCACATTTATTTTTTGGAAGAAGATATCAAAGAGTTTGAAAAATATAAATACCACCTCGATGACCTGCTGCTAAAAGGAAATGTAGATTTTGCTTTTGAAGTTTTCAATACATTCAAAAAAAGATTTAGCTACCGGGTAAACGACATCCCCAAAACCCTTGAAATTGGGTTCGATTATTCCATAGATGAGTACATTGAAACAGAAGAAAACGTGAATTCTTGGGCTACGAGTTACAATGACCTTGGAGAAGAATGGCGAAAAGTATTGAAAAGCCAATCGCTAAGCCTCCGACTTTCAGGAGAAGAACAAGAGGTGATCAACGAGAGCATCAGCCAAAAATACGCTAACTACCTCAGGGCTATCAACCAATACGAAAGCGAAGACGTGTTCCAAATGTACATGAACACACTTGCCAATGCCTATGACCCCCATACCAGTTATTTTTCTCCCCACGCTGCCGAAAACTTTGAGATTGACATGAGCCTTTCCCTAGAGGGCATAGGAGCAAGATTGGTTTCGGAAAATGACTTTGTGGTCTTTTCGGAGATTATCGTAAATGGCCCTGCTGACAAAAGCGGAGAGGTATTTATAGGCGATAAGCTGCTAGGCGTAGCTCAGGAAAATGACACTACTTTTGTGGATGTGCATGGTTGGAGAACCGACGATGTTGTTTCATTATTAAGAGGGCCCAAGGGCACCTATGTATCGCTGAAGGTTTTGCCTGCCAATGCTAAAAGTGAAAGTGAATACAAGATTTTCTCCCTCATGAGAGAAAAGGTTCGCTTGGAAGACCAAGCTGCCAAAGGCGAGATAATCGAGTACACCAACAAGAACAAAAAACACAAACTGGGCGTGATCACCATCCCATCTTTCTACCTCAACTTTGAGGCGGCACGCAGAGGGGATAAAGACTATGAAAGTACCAACCGTGATGTCAGAAACATTTTGCTAGGCTTCAAAAAGAAGCGTGTAGATGGTGTAATCATAGATTTGAGAAGAAACGGAGGAGGCTCTTTGCAAGAGGCTATAGAACTTACAGGATTGTTCATTCCCCAAGGGCCAGTTGTGCAGGTAAGGAATGCCGATGGCTCGGTAGATATTGGCACCGATCCTGATAACGACACGGTGTATGATGGCCCTATGGCTGTTTTGATAAACAGATTTAGCGCATCGGCATCTGAGATTTTTGCCGGGGCTATCCAAGATTATAAGCGCGGAGTTATCATAGGCGAAGCCACTTACGGCAAGGGAACTGTACAACACCTTATAGATCTTTCTAGGTTTTTGCCCGAAGAAAAAGTGGAACTGGGGCAAATAAAACTCACCTTAGCCAAATATTACAGAATCACTGGGAGTAGCACCCAGCACCTTGGTGTTCAGCCAGATATAGAACTTCCTTCGGCTTATCCTGCTGAGGAATACGGGGAAAGCTCGCAGCCAAATGCTTTGCCTTGGGACAAAATCCAAGCTACCCAGTTCAACGAAATTGGCAAGATCAATGAAAAACTGATAGAATCGCTTAGGGAAACCTATAGGCAACGCCTCAAAAGCGATGCAGGTTTGATAGAACTCATCGACACCATCAATGAGTTGGAAAAAGAAAAGCTAAATACGCGTATTTCCTTGAATGAAACAATAAGGAAAAAGGAAATTGAAGAAGCTGAATTAAGAGAAGAAAACAAAGAATTTTCGAGAATGCTGGACACCCCTGAGGTTGAAGATTTAAAAACAAACTTGAAAATAAAACCTCGGGTGGAAGATGTTTACCTCAGACAAGGTATCCATCTACTCGCCCAAATGATTGAATCACTAGGCTAA
- a CDS encoding efflux RND transporter permease subunit, protein MFSKIIHRPVFAIVISVIIVFVGTLAIKQLPISQFPQIAPTTINVAIAYPGSSADVLVKSTLITLENSINGVQGMRYMATDATSAGEATLRLIFEPGTDPNQAVIRVKTRVDRVMPLLPELVQREGVVITPIQPSMLMYVNLYGTDESMDEKFLYNYANVQMIPEINRIKGVANAQILGSRRYAMRIWLNPDRMRAYNISVDEVMEALGEQSIVGRPGRLGRSSGIKAQSLEYVLTYKGRFNKPEEYENVIIRANAEGESILLKDIGKAELGSEFFDIYSNLDGHPSAAIVLKQNYGSNASDVIAEVKAKLKEMEASFPPGIDYKISYDVSKFLDASIEQVIHTLRDAFILVAIVVFIFLGDWRSTLIPILAVPVSLIGAFFVIQFFGLSINMVTLFALVLAIGIVVDDAIVVVEAVHAKMEEEHLNPYNAVKKVMTEISGAIIAITLVMVSVFLPISFMSGPVGTFYRQFSITMASSIVISALIALTLTPVLCAMLLKNNHGKPRKQNILNKAIDGFNRVFEFLTGKYVNVLKKIVSRKAVTWGILFLFCAGIYIQNQYLAGGFIPSEDQGTIYGIIQTPPGATLERTNEVSRKLQKICEEIDGVESVSSLAGYEIMTEGRGSNAGTCMINLKPWSEREHNVREIMEELEEKSRGLGAIIEFFEPPAIPGFGSSGGFSMRLLDKTTTTDYQDFDKINKAFMDNLEKRKELTGLFTFFAANYPQYELEIDNKAAMQKGVSIGKAMENLDILIGSTYEQGFVRFGRFFKVYVQSAPEFRRLPSDVLNLFIKNDHGEMVPYSSFMKLKKTQGPNEITRYNMYNSAAIRGLPAPGYTTADAIQAIQETAKETLPRGYDIAWEGLSYDEARRGNESIYIFIIVLAFVYFVLAAQYESFILPFAVILSLPVGLLGSFVLLKGMGLANDIYAQVGLIMLVGLLGKNAVLIVEFAVQNHRHGATILDAAIEGAKVRFRPILMTSFAFIAGLIPLLLAHGAGAIGNHTLGASALGGMLFGTLFGIVIIPGLYYIFGNLAEGRQLIKDEYDRPLSELPQPQYSKTKEKDV, encoded by the coding sequence ATGTTTAGTAAAATCATACATAGACCCGTCTTTGCTATTGTAATTTCGGTCATTATCGTTTTTGTAGGTACATTGGCTATCAAACAATTACCTATATCCCAATTTCCTCAGATTGCCCCGACAACGATAAACGTTGCGATTGCCTATCCTGGATCAAGTGCCGATGTATTGGTAAAGTCTACGCTCATCACATTGGAGAACTCTATCAATGGTGTGCAGGGAATGAGGTACATGGCAACAGATGCTACCAGTGCTGGTGAAGCCACACTCAGGTTGATTTTTGAACCGGGAACAGACCCTAACCAAGCGGTAATCCGGGTGAAAACAAGGGTGGATAGAGTGATGCCACTTTTACCAGAACTAGTCCAGCGCGAAGGGGTTGTTATCACCCCCATCCAGCCAAGTATGTTGATGTATGTCAACCTTTATGGTACGGATGAAAGCATGGATGAAAAGTTCCTATACAATTATGCCAACGTCCAGATGATTCCTGAAATAAACAGGATAAAGGGGGTAGCTAATGCACAAATATTGGGTAGTCGTAGGTATGCCATGCGTATCTGGCTAAACCCCGATCGTATGCGGGCTTATAATATCTCAGTAGACGAAGTGATGGAAGCCTTGGGTGAACAAAGTATTGTTGGTCGCCCTGGCAGGTTAGGAAGAAGCTCTGGTATAAAAGCTCAGTCACTGGAATATGTACTAACGTACAAAGGCAGATTTAACAAACCGGAAGAATACGAAAATGTTATCATCCGAGCGAATGCAGAGGGAGAAAGTATACTTCTAAAAGACATTGGCAAAGCAGAATTGGGTAGTGAGTTCTTTGATATCTATTCCAACCTAGATGGCCATCCTTCGGCAGCTATCGTATTGAAGCAGAACTATGGTAGTAATGCCAGCGATGTGATTGCAGAAGTAAAAGCAAAACTAAAGGAAATGGAAGCCTCTTTTCCTCCTGGAATAGATTATAAAATCAGTTATGACGTATCTAAATTCCTAGATGCCTCTATTGAGCAAGTTATTCATACACTGAGAGATGCCTTTATACTTGTTGCCATAGTAGTGTTTATCTTTCTTGGCGATTGGCGCTCTACCCTCATACCGATTTTGGCAGTTCCAGTATCCCTTATCGGAGCGTTTTTCGTCATTCAGTTTTTTGGGCTTTCCATCAACATGGTTACACTATTTGCCCTCGTACTGGCTATTGGTATTGTGGTCGATGATGCCATTGTGGTGGTAGAAGCGGTGCATGCCAAAATGGAAGAAGAACATCTCAATCCATACAATGCAGTAAAAAAGGTAATGACTGAAATCAGTGGGGCGATTATCGCTATTACACTTGTTATGGTATCGGTATTCCTGCCCATTTCATTTATGAGTGGTCCGGTAGGTACTTTTTACCGACAGTTTTCCATTACCATGGCCAGTTCAATCGTAATTTCTGCACTGATTGCCCTAACGCTTACTCCAGTTTTGTGTGCGATGCTGCTCAAAAACAATCATGGAAAACCAAGAAAGCAGAACATACTCAACAAAGCTATTGATGGCTTTAATAGAGTTTTCGAATTTTTAACTGGAAAATACGTCAACGTCTTAAAGAAAATAGTTAGCCGAAAGGCTGTTACTTGGGGTATATTATTCCTGTTTTGTGCTGGAATTTATATCCAAAACCAATACCTAGCTGGCGGATTTATTCCTAGTGAAGACCAAGGTACCATTTATGGTATTATCCAAACACCTCCTGGCGCTACGCTGGAAAGAACCAATGAGGTATCGAGAAAACTACAAAAAATCTGTGAAGAAATAGACGGCGTGGAATCTGTCTCTTCTCTTGCAGGGTATGAAATCATGACAGAGGGAAGAGGGTCTAATGCGGGAACGTGTATGATCAACCTCAAGCCTTGGTCGGAACGTGAGCATAACGTAAGAGAGATCATGGAAGAATTGGAGGAAAAATCCAGAGGTCTTGGTGCCATTATCGAATTCTTTGAACCGCCTGCAATTCCAGGCTTTGGCTCTTCTGGTGGTTTCTCCATGCGTTTGCTAGATAAAACTACCACCACTGATTACCAAGATTTTGATAAAATAAACAAGGCATTCATGGACAACCTAGAAAAGCGCAAGGAGCTTACCGGATTGTTCACCTTTTTTGCGGCCAATTACCCTCAATACGAACTAGAGATAGATAATAAAGCTGCCATGCAAAAAGGGGTATCTATAGGAAAAGCAATGGAAAACCTCGATATCTTGATTGGTAGTACCTATGAACAAGGTTTTGTACGATTTGGACGATTCTTCAAAGTATATGTCCAATCTGCTCCCGAATTCAGAAGGTTGCCATCCGATGTCTTGAACTTGTTTATCAAGAACGATCATGGGGAAATGGTGCCCTATTCATCGTTTATGAAGCTCAAAAAGACGCAGGGCCCTAATGAGATCACACGCTACAACATGTATAACTCTGCGGCCATAAGGGGGCTACCTGCACCTGGGTATACTACCGCAGATGCCATTCAAGCGATACAGGAAACAGCCAAAGAGACGCTGCCGCGTGGCTATGATATTGCTTGGGAAGGACTTTCTTACGACGAAGCAAGAAGAGGCAATGAATCCATTTACATTTTCATCATCGTATTGGCATTCGTTTACTTCGTACTAGCAGCTCAGTATGAGAGCTTTATATTACCGTTTGCCGTAATTCTATCACTACCGGTTGGTCTATTAGGCTCATTTGTATTGCTGAAGGGCATGGGCTTAGCAAATGACATTTACGCACAAGTGGGGCTGATCATGCTTGTTGGCCTACTGGGTAAAAACGCGGTATTGATCGTGGAATTTGCTGTGCAAAATCATCGGCATGGAGCAACCATCCTCGATGCAGCCATTGAAGGCGCTAAGGTACGTTTCCGACCTATTTTGATGACTTCCTTCGCATTTATCGCCGGATTGATCCCCTTGCTCCTTGCCCATGGCGCGGGAGCTATTGGTAACCATACACTCGGCGCATCTGCACTAGGTGGCATGTTATTCGGAACATTATTCGGAATAGTGATTATCCCTGGGCTGTATTACATTTTTGGAAATCTTGCCGAGGGTCGTCAATTAATTAAGGACGAATACGACAGACCTTTGTCTGAGCTACCACAACCTCAATATTCAAAAACGAAAGAAAAAGATGTTTAG
- a CDS encoding Rrf2 family transcriptional regulator, whose amino-acid sequence MAGVFQMSEAASIAIHGMVLLVNAKEPLNAIQIAAKTGTSRHHVAKVLQRLSKSGLLDSFRGPKGGFVLSEGAKDVTFLELYEIIEGKITISKCPMEKQVCPFKLCIMEGITNRMNTEFKKYLSEQSLNKYIH is encoded by the coding sequence ATGGCAGGAGTTTTTCAAATGAGCGAGGCGGCAAGTATTGCTATTCACGGTATGGTGTTATTGGTCAATGCCAAGGAGCCTCTTAATGCGATCCAAATAGCGGCGAAGACGGGTACATCTCGTCACCATGTAGCAAAGGTGTTACAGCGCTTGAGCAAGAGCGGTTTACTAGATAGTTTTAGAGGACCAAAAGGTGGGTTTGTGCTAAGTGAAGGAGCAAAAGATGTTACTTTTTTGGAGTTGTATGAAATAATAGAAGGAAAGATCACTATCAGTAAATGTCCTATGGAAAAGCAGGTTTGCCCTTTCAAACTGTGCATTATGGAAGGGATTACCAATAGGATGAACACAGAATTTAAAAAGTACCTTTCCGAACAGAGTCTGAATAAGTATATTCATTAA
- a CDS encoding ATP-dependent DNA helicase RecQ, whose amino-acid sequence MPDLAKHKIKKVLLQYWGYPEFRALQEEIILSVMSGKDTLALLPTGGGKSVCFQVPALAMEGICIVVSPLIALMKDQVFQLKRRQISAAAIYSGMSKKEIDITLDNCIYGNVKFLYVSPERLKTDLFLARMEKMKVSMLAIDEAHCISQWGYDFRPPYLEIASLRELLPGVPCIALTATATEAVKVDIQEKLNFQNGQVFQKSFARSNLSYSVFYEESKEKRLVEMLEKVPGTAVVYVRNRKRTKSIAEFLQSRRISASFYHAGLSNDQRAKRQEDWINNKTRVMVATNAFGMGIDKPDVRLVVHMDLPDSLEAYYQEAGRAGRDEKIAYATVLYNQSDTEGLLRNVETSFPAPETIKRVYQSLANFFKIASGSGFMESYDFELEHFAQSYKLEGIQAFYALKKLEELGFIEMNDAFHSSSKIAFLVDKGEIYSFQVANRMFDPLIKAVLRIYGGEIVGNFMNIKESLIAEKMKKQVGEIIQQLEALHDRGVIHYEKQNDKPKVTFLTERYNAEVLPLKASFLEERKQHYLAKVKSVIGYIEAKEQCRTKLLLAYFGEFTNEKCGVCDDCIRLKKEDKFEKWEGPALDDMILEKLEGKKALPFEEMKAGLKHVGDGQLKEMLREMVERGEIKLDESGLISLSE is encoded by the coding sequence ATGCCAGATTTAGCGAAACATAAGATAAAAAAAGTCCTTCTCCAGTACTGGGGCTATCCTGAGTTCAGGGCGCTCCAAGAAGAGATTATTCTCTCGGTAATGTCGGGTAAGGATACTTTGGCGCTGTTGCCAACGGGAGGGGGGAAGTCCGTATGTTTTCAAGTGCCCGCTTTGGCTATGGAGGGGATTTGCATTGTGGTTTCTCCGCTCATTGCGCTCATGAAAGACCAGGTTTTCCAGCTCAAAAGGCGGCAGATTTCCGCTGCGGCTATTTACTCAGGCATGAGTAAAAAGGAAATCGACATCACGCTGGACAACTGCATTTATGGAAATGTGAAATTCCTTTATGTTTCTCCCGAAAGGTTGAAAACAGACCTCTTTTTGGCAAGGATGGAAAAGATGAAGGTGTCGATGTTAGCGATAGATGAGGCGCATTGTATTTCCCAATGGGGCTACGATTTCCGTCCCCCTTACCTCGAAATTGCCAGCCTCCGAGAGTTGCTTCCGGGCGTGCCTTGCATAGCGCTCACGGCAACTGCTACCGAAGCGGTAAAGGTCGATATTCAAGAAAAGCTGAATTTCCAAAATGGGCAGGTTTTCCAAAAGAGCTTTGCCCGTTCCAATCTTTCTTATTCTGTTTTTTATGAGGAGAGTAAGGAAAAAAGGTTGGTAGAAATGCTGGAGAAAGTGCCGGGAACGGCGGTGGTGTATGTGAGGAACAGAAAGCGAACCAAGTCGATAGCGGAGTTTTTACAGAGCAGAAGGATCAGCGCAAGCTTTTACCACGCAGGGCTTTCTAACGATCAGCGAGCCAAAAGGCAAGAGGATTGGATAAATAACAAAACGCGGGTGATGGTGGCGACCAATGCGTTTGGTATGGGTATTGATAAGCCCGATGTGCGCTTAGTGGTTCATATGGATTTGCCCGACTCTTTGGAAGCGTATTACCAAGAAGCGGGTAGGGCAGGGCGAGATGAAAAAATAGCCTATGCCACGGTGCTTTACAACCAAAGTGATACGGAAGGCTTGCTCCGAAATGTAGAGACTTCTTTTCCTGCTCCTGAAACGATCAAGCGGGTGTACCAAAGCTTGGCAAACTTTTTCAAGATTGCGAGCGGAAGTGGTTTTATGGAAAGTTATGATTTTGAACTAGAACATTTTGCCCAAAGCTATAAGCTTGAAGGGATACAAGCTTTTTATGCCTTAAAAAAGCTGGAGGAGCTGGGGTTCATAGAAATGAACGATGCTTTCCACAGCTCTTCAAAAATTGCCTTTTTAGTAGATAAAGGGGAAATCTATTCTTTTCAGGTGGCCAATAGGATGTTCGACCCTCTTATAAAAGCTGTGTTGCGGATTTATGGGGGAGAGATTGTCGGCAATTTCATGAACATCAAAGAATCGCTCATAGCGGAGAAAATGAAAAAACAGGTAGGGGAGATTATTCAGCAGCTGGAAGCCCTCCACGACAGAGGGGTTATTCATTATGAAAAGCAAAATGACAAGCCAAAGGTTACGTTTTTGACCGAACGTTACAATGCCGAAGTCCTTCCACTAAAAGCTTCCTTTTTGGAAGAACGAAAGCAACATTACCTTGCCAAAGTGAAGTCCGTAATAGGTTATATAGAGGCAAAGGAGCAGTGCCGTACAAAATTGCTTTTAGCTTATTTTGGAGAGTTTACCAACGAGAAATGCGGGGTTTGCGATGATTGTATTCGCCTGAAGAAAGAAGATAAGTTTGAAAAATGGGAAGGTCCTGCGCTGGACGATATGATTTTGGAAAAGTTGGAAGGGAAAAAGGCGCTGCCATTTGAGGAAATGAAGGCTGGCCTTAAGCATGTAGGCGATGGGCAGCTCAAAGAAATGCTAAGGGAGATGGTAGAAAGAGGGGAAATCAAACTCGATGAAAGTGGTCTGATTTCCCTTTCTGAATAG
- the nrfH gene encoding cytochrome c nitrite reductase small subunit yields MRRFFKKLLPPPKWRLPVLVLFGIFSGLAAYILYISNALSYLSDDPKTCVNCHIMTPQYVTWQHSAHREKATCNDCHVPHDTIFNKYFFKAKDGMRHATIFTLRAEPQVIKMHDPGKEVVQGNCKRCHGGLNENVSAINGTLETSKHGEGRLCWDCHREVPHGRVNSRSAVPNARVPLPQSPVPDWLKKHVEKQAESK; encoded by the coding sequence ATGAGACGATTTTTTAAGAAACTTTTGCCCCCTCCTAAATGGAGATTGCCCGTCTTGGTATTGTTCGGGATTTTTTCAGGATTGGCTGCATATATTTTATATATATCCAATGCGCTGTCTTATCTTTCCGATGACCCTAAAACTTGCGTGAACTGCCATATTATGACTCCTCAGTACGTGACGTGGCAGCACAGTGCTCATAGGGAAAAAGCGACTTGTAACGATTGCCATGTCCCACACGACACGATCTTCAACAAGTATTTTTTCAAAGCGAAAGACGGCATGAGGCATGCTACCATTTTTACCCTAAGGGCAGAGCCACAAGTGATAAAGATGCACGACCCAGGCAAAGAAGTGGTGCAAGGTAATTGTAAACGCTGCCACGGTGGGCTCAACGAAAATGTATCGGCTATAAATGGGACGCTAGAAACGAGCAAACACGGAGAGGGCAGGCTGTGTTGGGATTGCCACCGGGAAGTTCCTCATGGTAGGGTCAACAGCCGCTCGGCAGTGCCAAATGCTCGTGTACCACTTCCCCAAAGCCCTGTGCCTGATTGGCTCAAAAAGCATGTGGAAAAACAGGCTGAGTCGAAGTAA
- the nrfA gene encoding ammonia-forming cytochrome c nitrite reductase, translating into MESLSNKIKRKPWLGWVMFFATMVVVFLLGLLASSIVERRAEATYAYKPKVELAEFEPRNQVWGEAYPREYDTYKQMADTSFRSFYNGSAMIDMLEVDPRLVVLWAGYGFSKDYNQSRGHIYAVKDIHETLRTGGPTGPGEGPMPSTCWTCKSPDVPRLMNEIGVAEFYKGKWADKGEEIVNPIGCADCHDPKTMDLRISRPALAEAFERQGKDINDATHQEMRSLVCAQCHVEYYFKGDGKYLTFPWDKGTSVEAMEEYYDEAKFKDWTHAISKAPMLKAQHPGYEIHQTGIHAQRGVSCADCHMPYKNEGGQKFTDHKIQSPLNNVANSCQVCHRESEDELKKNVYDRQAKVIEQRDQLEVNLVKAHIEAKVAWDKGATEEQMKDILQDIRHAQWRWDYAAASHGGSFHSPVEIMRVISSGMDKAQDARLKTARLLAALGFNEEIPYPDIATKAKAQEYVGLDMEKLTKEKEVFLNTLVPKWLEAAVERENSWDKN; encoded by the coding sequence ATGGAAAGTCTGAGCAACAAAATAAAGCGCAAACCCTGGCTAGGCTGGGTAATGTTTTTTGCTACTATGGTAGTCGTATTTTTACTAGGCCTTTTAGCTTCAAGTATCGTAGAGCGTCGCGCCGAGGCTACCTATGCATACAAACCCAAGGTCGAGTTGGCAGAATTTGAGCCTCGGAACCAAGTATGGGGAGAAGCTTATCCAAGAGAGTACGATACGTATAAGCAAATGGCAGATACCTCGTTCAGGAGCTTTTACAACGGCTCGGCCATGATCGATATGTTGGAAGTAGACCCTCGTTTGGTGGTGCTTTGGGCTGGATATGGGTTTTCTAAAGATTATAACCAATCTAGGGGGCATATTTATGCGGTAAAAGACATTCACGAAACATTGAGGACTGGCGGACCAACTGGGCCTGGAGAAGGGCCTATGCCTAGTACCTGCTGGACATGTAAAAGCCCCGATGTTCCCCGCCTTATGAATGAAATTGGCGTAGCCGAATTCTACAAAGGAAAATGGGCAGATAAAGGAGAAGAAATCGTAAACCCAATTGGTTGTGCAGACTGCCACGATCCTAAGACGATGGATTTGAGGATAAGCAGACCAGCACTTGCCGAGGCTTTTGAACGTCAAGGAAAAGACATAAACGATGCTACTCACCAAGAAATGAGGAGTTTGGTTTGTGCCCAATGCCACGTAGAATATTACTTTAAGGGCGATGGCAAATACCTGACTTTCCCTTGGGACAAAGGTACTTCCGTAGAGGCAATGGAAGAATATTATGACGAGGCTAAATTTAAAGATTGGACACATGCTATAAGCAAAGCACCAATGCTGAAAGCTCAGCACCCAGGGTATGAAATCCACCAAACAGGTATTCACGCTCAGCGAGGTGTTTCTTGTGCCGATTGCCACATGCCTTATAAAAATGAAGGTGGCCAGAAGTTTACCGACCATAAAATTCAGAGTCCGCTTAACAATGTAGCGAACTCTTGCCAAGTTTGTCATAGGGAAAGTGAAGACGAATTGAAGAAAAACGTGTACGACCGTCAGGCTAAAGTAATCGAGCAACGCGACCAGTTGGAGGTGAACTTGGTGAAGGCACACATAGAAGCAAAGGTTGCTTGGGACAAAGGGGCGACTGAAGAGCAAATGAAAGATATTCTTCAAGATATTCGCCATGCACAGTGGAGATGGGATTATGCTGCGGCTAGTCACGGTGGCTCTTTCCACTCTCCAGTAGAGATTATGCGCGTGATCTCCAGTGGTATGGACAAAGCCCAAGATGCAAGGTTAAAAACTGCTAGATTGCTTGCGGCGCTAGGTTTCAATGAAGAAATTCCTTATCCAGATATTGCCACCAAGGCAAAAGCTCAGGAATATGTTGGGTTAGATATGGAAAAACTTACTAAAGAAAAAGAAGTCTTCTTAAACACATTAGTTCCCAAATGGCTAGAAGCCGCAGTGGAGAGAGAAAATAGCTGGGACAAGAACTAA